The proteins below are encoded in one region of Malaclemys terrapin pileata isolate rMalTer1 chromosome 8, rMalTer1.hap1, whole genome shotgun sequence:
- the SERBP1 gene encoding plasminogen activator inhibitor 1 RNA-binding protein isoform X1, with translation MPGHLQEGFGCVVTNRFDQLFDDESDPFEVLRAAESRRKESGGGGSQGGGGGGGGGARSGQAAQANSSGGVGSGGSGQAGGGGGGSSSAAKQLRRESQKERKNPLPPFAASPGGAGDRREEGSGQPAAPLRKEGIRRIGRRPDQQQQQQQPPQGEGKPIERRQERRPPRERRFDKPAEEKGEGGEFSVDKPVIDRLVRGRGGPGGRGGRGGRGRGMGRGDGFDSRGKREFDRHSGSDRSSLSHSHFSGLKHEDKRGGSGSHNWGTVKDELTDLDQSNVTEETPEGEEHPPADSENKENEVEEVKEEGPKEMTLDEWKAIQNKDRAKVEFNIRKPNEGADGQWKKGFVLHKSKSEETKGMTEMPGSPLESNEAHAEDSVMDHHFRKPANDITSQLEINFGDLGRPGRGGRGGRGGRGRGGRPGRGSRTDKLVKEFDVIHTPNQSSASAPDVDDPEAFPALS, from the exons ATGCCCGGACACCTGCAAGAAGGGTTCGGCTGCGTCGTCACCAACCGCTTTGACCAGCTCTTTGACGACGAGTCGGACCCCTTCGAGGTGCTGCGGGCGGCCGAGAGCCGGAGGAAGGAGAGCGGCGGCGGCGGGAGCCaagggggcggcggcggcggcggcggcggggcccGCAGCGGGCAGGCGGCCCAGGCCAACTCCTCTGGCGGGGTCGGCAGCGGGGGCtcgggccaggccgggggaggcggcggcggcagcagcagcgcggcCAAGCAGCTGCGCAGGGAGTCCCAGAAAGAGCGCAAGAACCCGCTGCCCCCCTTCGCTGCCTCGCCCGGGGGCGCCGGCGACCGCAGGGAGGAGGGCAGCGGGCAGCCCGCCGCGCCGCTTAGGAAGGAAG GTATAAGACGAATTGGCAGACGGCctgatcagcagcagcagcagcagcagccgcctcagGGTGAAGGCAAGCCTATTGAGAGGAGACAGGAGAGACGACCGCCTCGTGAACGCCGATTCGATAAACCCGCTGAAGAGAAGGGTGAAGGAGGGGAATTTTCTGTGGATAA ACCCGTTATTGACCGACTTGTGCGTGGTCGTGGTGGTCCAGGCGGAAGAGGTGGACGTGGTGGTCGTGGACGTGGAATGGGCAGAGGAGATGGCTTTGACTCCCGTGGCAAACGTGAATTTGACAGACATAGTGGAAGTGATAGATC TTCTCTCTCACATTCCCATTTCAGTGGCCTAAAGCATGAGGATAAACGTGGTGGCAGCGGATCACACAACTGGGGAACCGTCAAAGATGAGCTAAC TGATTTGGATCAGTCAAACGTGACCGAGGAAACACCAGAAGGAGAGGAACACCCACCTGCTGATTCTGAGAATAA AGAGAATGAGGTGGAAGAGGTTAAGGAAGAAGGCCCAAAAGAAATGACCCTGGATGAATGGAAAGCTATTCAGAATAAGGATCGTGCAAAAGTTGAATTCAACATCCGTAAACCAAATGAGGGTGCCGATGGGCAATGGAAAAAAGGATTTGTTCTCCATAAGTCAAAGAGTGAGGAG ACAAAGGGGATGACAGAAATGCCGGGGAGTCCGCTGGAGTCAAATGAG GCTCATGCTGAAGACTCTGTAATGGATCATCACTTCCGTAAACCAGCAAATGATATTACGTCCCAGCTGGAGATCAATTTTGGAGACCTTGGTCGCCCCGGACGTGGTGGCAGAGGTGGTAGAGGTGGCCGGGGGCGTGGTGGAAGGCCCGGGCGTGGaagcagaactgacaag
- the SERBP1 gene encoding plasminogen activator inhibitor 1 RNA-binding protein isoform X2: MPGHLQEGFGCVVTNRFDQLFDDESDPFEVLRAAESRRKESGGGGSQGGGGGGGGGARSGQAAQANSSGGVGSGGSGQAGGGGGGSSSAAKQLRRESQKERKNPLPPFAASPGGAGDRREEGSGQPAAPLRKEGIRRIGRRPDQQQQQQQPPQGEGKPIERRQERRPPRERRFDKPAEEKGEGGEFSVDKPVIDRLVRGRGGPGGRGGRGGRGRGMGRGDGFDSRGKREFDRHSGSDRSGLKHEDKRGGSGSHNWGTVKDELTDLDQSNVTEETPEGEEHPPADSENKENEVEEVKEEGPKEMTLDEWKAIQNKDRAKVEFNIRKPNEGADGQWKKGFVLHKSKSEETKGMTEMPGSPLESNEAHAEDSVMDHHFRKPANDITSQLEINFGDLGRPGRGGRGGRGGRGRGGRPGRGSRTDKLVKEFDVIHTPNQSSASAPDVDDPEAFPALS, from the exons ATGCCCGGACACCTGCAAGAAGGGTTCGGCTGCGTCGTCACCAACCGCTTTGACCAGCTCTTTGACGACGAGTCGGACCCCTTCGAGGTGCTGCGGGCGGCCGAGAGCCGGAGGAAGGAGAGCGGCGGCGGCGGGAGCCaagggggcggcggcggcggcggcggcggggcccGCAGCGGGCAGGCGGCCCAGGCCAACTCCTCTGGCGGGGTCGGCAGCGGGGGCtcgggccaggccgggggaggcggcggcggcagcagcagcgcggcCAAGCAGCTGCGCAGGGAGTCCCAGAAAGAGCGCAAGAACCCGCTGCCCCCCTTCGCTGCCTCGCCCGGGGGCGCCGGCGACCGCAGGGAGGAGGGCAGCGGGCAGCCCGCCGCGCCGCTTAGGAAGGAAG GTATAAGACGAATTGGCAGACGGCctgatcagcagcagcagcagcagcagccgcctcagGGTGAAGGCAAGCCTATTGAGAGGAGACAGGAGAGACGACCGCCTCGTGAACGCCGATTCGATAAACCCGCTGAAGAGAAGGGTGAAGGAGGGGAATTTTCTGTGGATAA ACCCGTTATTGACCGACTTGTGCGTGGTCGTGGTGGTCCAGGCGGAAGAGGTGGACGTGGTGGTCGTGGACGTGGAATGGGCAGAGGAGATGGCTTTGACTCCCGTGGCAAACGTGAATTTGACAGACATAGTGGAAGTGATAGATC TGGCCTAAAGCATGAGGATAAACGTGGTGGCAGCGGATCACACAACTGGGGAACCGTCAAAGATGAGCTAAC TGATTTGGATCAGTCAAACGTGACCGAGGAAACACCAGAAGGAGAGGAACACCCACCTGCTGATTCTGAGAATAA AGAGAATGAGGTGGAAGAGGTTAAGGAAGAAGGCCCAAAAGAAATGACCCTGGATGAATGGAAAGCTATTCAGAATAAGGATCGTGCAAAAGTTGAATTCAACATCCGTAAACCAAATGAGGGTGCCGATGGGCAATGGAAAAAAGGATTTGTTCTCCATAAGTCAAAGAGTGAGGAG ACAAAGGGGATGACAGAAATGCCGGGGAGTCCGCTGGAGTCAAATGAG GCTCATGCTGAAGACTCTGTAATGGATCATCACTTCCGTAAACCAGCAAATGATATTACGTCCCAGCTGGAGATCAATTTTGGAGACCTTGGTCGCCCCGGACGTGGTGGCAGAGGTGGTAGAGGTGGCCGGGGGCGTGGTGGAAGGCCCGGGCGTGGaagcagaactgacaag